The sequence below is a genomic window from Thalassomonas haliotis.
TAATATAATTCACTGACATTGTTTTATTGCTAAAAGTACTTATACAAAGCGGAAAAAAATTTACAAAACTTTAATTGTTTTGTAATTAAATGGCGGATATTTATGATCTCAAAAAGTCTGGCGTTCTTGTGAGCATATTTATTAGCCTAGCAAATAAAAATCAAGGATATAAGTCATTGGTCAGCAAAAAAAGCCGAAATTAATTGACCATTTGGTCATCTTTTTTTGATTCATTCTTGGGCTTCTTTTTAAATCTGTTGTAGTATCTTGGTGCTGATAATGCGAGAAGCGTTATTGGTTTTTAGTTAGCCCTTAATGAGTCAACTGGCTAGTTAACAGCGAAAGCCCGCTATAAATAATAGCTTGTTTATTATAGCTCCGGCTTGCGATATCAAAAATTTACACTGGAGCTCCATTGATGCAGTTCGCGAATTTATCGATTAAACTGAAATTCTCCCTGGCCATCTTGTTTGCGGTATTACTCACCTCTAGCCTGGTTGGCTATATAGGTCACCAGAGCGCGAAAGAGATGCTTATCGACAGCATGGAGCGCAAGGAATTGCCTAATATCCTGAAAAGGATCCGCAACCAGGTGGACAAGGAAATCAGCCTGATGCAGGCGACGGTCAACCAGATAGGTGAAGATCTTTTTATCCACGAATTACTGGACCAGGGGAAGCTAAAAGAAAACGAAGAGCTGCTGGTCAGGCATTTAGATAATATCAAAACTCAGCATAAGCTGATCAATGCTTCTTTTGTTGATAAACAAACGGACCGTTACTGGAATAATAACGGTTTTTTACGGGTATTAAATACTAGTCAGGATGCCTGGTATTTCGCCTTTGTTTCCTCGGGAAATGCCAATTCTAAAAGCCTGTTTACCGAAGACGGCATCACTAAATTATTTGTCAATTTTCAGCAGCCGGATGGCCGCGGTTTGGCAGGGGTTGGTAAGCCGGTGACCGAAGTGGTGGAATTATTAAACCGCAATAAAATCGAACAAAGCGGTTTTGTCTTTTTAACCGACAGCCAGGGCTTAGTGAAGATACATAAAGACAGCAGTAAACTGGATAAAGCCGATATCAAGAAACTGTATGGCAAGGATGTTGACCGGACGCTGATCGATCAGCAGGACTTTGTCTGGGTGGAAGCGGAAGTCGCGGGTGAAGACGTTATTCTGGCATCCAGTTATATTAAAAGTGCCGACTGGTATGTGGTGGCACAAGTGCCGAAAAGTGAAATCTTTGCCAAAATAGACTCGGCGGCCAATACCACAATTCTTGCCATTATATTTGCGTTGGCGATATTTGGTGCGGCAGGTTTCTTTCTGGCGGGCACTATGACCAAACCGATAGATTCGCTGGCAAAAGAATTTACCCGCTTGGGACAGGCGGACGGTGATTTGTCTGTGCGGTTAAATACCCAGAAAGCTCCTGAATTACAGCGGCTTGAGCAGGGATTTAATAATTTTGTCGAGAAAATTTCTGATACGGTAGAGCAGCTGGCCACTACCAGCAGCGCCTTGCGGGCGGAAGCTCTGGCGGTATCTGAGTCTGCGGAGAAATCCCTGACCAGCGGCCAGCGACAATCGGGTAAAACCACGGAACTGGCAACGGCAATTCATCAAATGTCGGTGGCGATCAGTGAGGTGGCCAATAATGCTTCACAGGCATCTACCACGGCAGACAGTTTGGATAATACCATACAGCATGGCCGCGGTGTGGTGGATGATACCCGTGGCAGTATTTTAGAATTATCCGAAGAAATGTCATCAGCTTCCCGGGTGGTAAAAGATGTGGCCGATAAAACCGAGTCTATCGGTTCAGTATTGGATGTGATCCGCAGTATTTCCGAGCAAACCAACTTACTGGCGTTAAATGCCGCGATAGAAGCGGCCCGGGCCGGCGAGCAGGGGCGTGGTTTTGCCGTGGTTGCCGATGAGGTGCGGGTACTGGCGCAGCGCACCAGCGATTCCACCAATGAAATCCAGGAAAACATCAACCAGCTGCGCAACGAGGCCACCAAGGCGGTGGCGGCGATGAAAAATTCGGAAGTGAAATCCCATTCCGGCGCCGAATCGGCAGAAAAGTCCCAGCAAACCTTAGTGAATATCGTGGAAAATGTTACTCAGATGCGCGATCTCAATATCCAGGTGGCCACGGCCACCGAGCAGCAGGCGGCGGTTTCTAACGATATAAACCGTAATATTACCGATATTCAGGACCAAACCAATTTAAACCTGGCGGAGTCGGATAATATGGCCCAGGTCAGCTTGCGCATTTCTGAACTGGCAATGCAGCTGGATCAGCTGGTGCAGTCATTTGGTAAGAAATAAGTGCTAACCTATAACATTCCGGCAGCTAAGGGCTGTCGGCCCCCCCGGTATGGGGATTGAAAATAAACAGGAGTATATAGACTAATATATAGGGAATATTTACTGTGAGCATGCCTGAGTTTTCATTCGAGGGGAATAAAGGCTTATCTCTTTATGGCGATGTCCAATATTAAAACCCGTATCCTGGTGTTTGTCGTCTTCTTCGAGCTTGTCGCTTACAGCACCATTCAGCTGTTTAATCACTACATCTACAAAAACGAATTACTGCAACTCAATAACCAGGCGATCGAGCAAACCTTTGCCGCCAGCATGGCTAAAATCAACAGTCTTACCCGTTTGATGGAACGTAATGTCACCGATTTGGCCATAGCCGGTGAAAACCTGTTTTTACTGAAAAAACAGCAAAAGCTTGCCATGGCGGTCCTTGAGGCCAGGGTGGAAGAGATCTTGGTGAGCAATTTCAACAGTTTTCCCGAAGCCATAGGCGGCGGTATCTGGTATGAGCCTTATGTCCTGGATAAAGCCGTCCGGTATTTTGGCCCCTATGCCTATCAGGGGCGTTTAAAAGTAGAGTTTAGCTGGCAGCTCAATACACCGGAATATGATTATCACCATCAGGACTGGTACATCCTGGCCTCGCAGCAGAACTGGGGGCGTCAGCAGCAAGGTGCCAAACCTCTATTCTGGACCCCGCCTTATTATGACGATGTCGGCACTGATAGCCTAATGATGACGGTGGATGCGGTAATGTATGATGGCGAATATAAGGAAATAGGTCTGGCAACCGTTGACTGGTCATTAAAAGAGCTCACCGGTTTTTTGGAAAGCGTCAGGGTATCGGCGAATTCTTTTCCTTTTTTTATTCATGTGCCGTCGGGACAATTTTTAAGCTACCCAAAAGATCCCGGTTTGGTGATGCAAAGTGCGCGACAGTTTTCCTGGGGACAGCAGGTGCTGGATAACGAACTGGATGGACAATTCTCTATACTTGAAAATTTCCTTATCGATAAGCTCTTATACAATATTTATTTTTACCGGACACAAGACGGTTTTATTTTTGGTTCCCTGACTCCGGTATCGGATATGGAGCAGGAAGTTAATAGTATTACCACTGTGACTTTACTGGCGGGAACCGCGATAGGGGCGGGGTTTATCATTATTATGATCATCTTGATCCGTTTCCTTTTCTCACCTTTTGATAAGGTGCTGGGGTTGATCAAGCAGTCTATTACCCATAAAAGCGATGGTGAAAGAGTGGTGATCAAGCCCATCCATTATGGCCAAAAGAATGAATTCACCCCTATTATCAAGGCCCTGGACGATGTTTATCATCAAGTAACCGCTTATATGTCCGAAATTGTTGAAAGCAATGAACAGCTTTCCCGATCAAAAAAAGAAGTGTATCAGCTCAATGAAGCGCTGGAAGACAAGGTCAATATCAGGACGCAACAGCTGGCGGCAAAAACTGAAGAAGCACTGCAGTCGCTGGCGCAGCTGAAGAGCACCCAGCAACAATTAATCGAACAGGAAAAACACGCCAGTTTAGGGCGTCTGGTCGCCGGTGTTGCCCATGAAATCAACACCCCGTTAGGCATAGCGGTGACCTCGGCATCGAATATAGAAGAAGGCATTCGCCAGGCCTATCATGATCTTGAGGCAGGTAAATTGAGTAAGAGTGATTTTGCCTTAAGCAAGCGGCTGCTGGCGGAAAATGCGACCTTGTTGCTGGCTAATTTAACCCGGGCTTCCAACCTGATTGCCAACTTTAAACAGGTGGCGGCGGACCAGGCATCCGATGAGTTTTGCTGTTTTAACCTTGAAAGCTATATCAATAAAATTATCAGTTCCTTGTCGCCAAAAATTAAGCATAGCCGCCATAACATCCGGTTTGAATGCAGTAACAGCGACCTGGAAATTTGCTCTATTCCCGGGGTTTTGGTGCAGATCATCACCAACATCGTCGACAATGCCCTGGAGCATGCGTTTTCCGGCGAGCAGGCCGGTAATATTGCAGTAAATGCCGGTGAAACCGGGGATAATATTATCTTGCAAATAACCGATGATGGCATAGGTATGTCTGCCGAGACGGTAGCGCTTATTTTTGATCCCTTTTTTACCACTTCAAGAAAAAGCGGCAGTTGTGGTTTAGGCATGCATATTGTCTATAACCTGATCACCCAGCAGCTTAAAGGCAGGATAGAATGTCGTAGCGCCCCGGGGCAGGGCAGCAGTTTTTTGATATGTTTGCCCAAAAACCGCGGCAGTCTGCACTCTCGCCCCGGTTAACGGCTTGTCGTAAGTACTTGTAGCGGGCACTTGTATTAGTTCAGGCAAAGGGCTTAAAATGAGCCTCGAAATATCGTGGCCTGTATTAATGTGCTTAACTTGCAGATGACAGGGCCGGCGGGGAAAATGATGAAAGACAATATTAAACATTATCTGGCAGATTCAGAATTGCTGCTTAATGCCGTTGGTGAAGGCATTTATGGTTTTGACCGGGCAGGCAACGCCGTGTTTATCAATCCCGCAGCGGAGAACATGACCGGCTGGTGTGCGCAAGAATTATTGGGGAAAAATATCCACCAGTATCACCACCACACTTATGCCGATAACAGTCCTTATCCCGCTACCGAATGCAAAATTTACGGTACTTTACAAGACGGTATCAGCCGTCATGTGACCGGGGAGGTATTCTGGCGCAAAGACGGCTCAAGCTTTCCGGTGGAATATACCACGACCCCGGTGTTTAAAAATAATGAAGTTATAGGCGCCGTGGCCGTTTTTCGCGATGTCAGTGAGCAGTTACAAACCGAAAGTGACTTGAGAAGCGCTTTGCAAGAGGTGCGGCAGCTGACGGAGCAGTTGCAGGCGGAAAATACCTATTTGCAAAATGAATTGCATCAGGAATGGTCGGCGGCCGGTTTGGTGGGGGAAAGCGCACCGCTTAAGGAGATGCTTGAGCAACTGGAGCTGGTGGCTAAAACCGACAGTACGGTACTCATTCTCGGAGAAAACGGTACCGGCAAGGAATTGGTGGCGCGCAATATTCACAGTTTAAGCCTGCGCAATAAATCACCGCTGGTACGGGTAAACTGCGCCGCTTTTACCGCAAGCCTGTTGGAGTCCGAGCTTTTCGGCCATGAAAAAGGCGCTTTTACCGGTGCCAGCGAACGGCGCAAAGGACGTTTTGAACTGGCCAACAAAGGCACCTTGTTTCTGGATGAAATCGGCGAGTTGTCTATGGCGGCACAAAGTAAACTGCTCAGGGTGCTGCAGGAGCAGGAGTTTGAACGGGTCGGCGGTAATGAAACGATAAAGGTGGATATCCGCATTATCGCCGCCACCAACCGGGACCTGTTGAAAATGGTCGAGCAGGGGGATTTTCGAATCGATTTATATTACAGGTTAAATGTTTTTCC
It includes:
- a CDS encoding methyl-accepting chemotaxis protein, with the protein product MQFANLSIKLKFSLAILFAVLLTSSLVGYIGHQSAKEMLIDSMERKELPNILKRIRNQVDKEISLMQATVNQIGEDLFIHELLDQGKLKENEELLVRHLDNIKTQHKLINASFVDKQTDRYWNNNGFLRVLNTSQDAWYFAFVSSGNANSKSLFTEDGITKLFVNFQQPDGRGLAGVGKPVTEVVELLNRNKIEQSGFVFLTDSQGLVKIHKDSSKLDKADIKKLYGKDVDRTLIDQQDFVWVEAEVAGEDVILASSYIKSADWYVVAQVPKSEIFAKIDSAANTTILAIIFALAIFGAAGFFLAGTMTKPIDSLAKEFTRLGQADGDLSVRLNTQKAPELQRLEQGFNNFVEKISDTVEQLATTSSALRAEALAVSESAEKSLTSGQRQSGKTTELATAIHQMSVAISEVANNASQASTTADSLDNTIQHGRGVVDDTRGSILELSEEMSSASRVVKDVADKTESIGSVLDVIRSISEQTNLLALNAAIEAARAGEQGRGFAVVADEVRVLAQRTSDSTNEIQENINQLRNEATKAVAAMKNSEVKSHSGAESAEKSQQTLVNIVENVTQMRDLNIQVATATEQQAAVSNDINRNITDIQDQTNLNLAESDNMAQVSLRISELAMQLDQLVQSFGKK
- a CDS encoding ATP-binding protein; translated protein: MAMSNIKTRILVFVVFFELVAYSTIQLFNHYIYKNELLQLNNQAIEQTFAASMAKINSLTRLMERNVTDLAIAGENLFLLKKQQKLAMAVLEARVEEILVSNFNSFPEAIGGGIWYEPYVLDKAVRYFGPYAYQGRLKVEFSWQLNTPEYDYHHQDWYILASQQNWGRQQQGAKPLFWTPPYYDDVGTDSLMMTVDAVMYDGEYKEIGLATVDWSLKELTGFLESVRVSANSFPFFIHVPSGQFLSYPKDPGLVMQSARQFSWGQQVLDNELDGQFSILENFLIDKLLYNIYFYRTQDGFIFGSLTPVSDMEQEVNSITTVTLLAGTAIGAGFIIIMIILIRFLFSPFDKVLGLIKQSITHKSDGERVVIKPIHYGQKNEFTPIIKALDDVYHQVTAYMSEIVESNEQLSRSKKEVYQLNEALEDKVNIRTQQLAAKTEEALQSLAQLKSTQQQLIEQEKHASLGRLVAGVAHEINTPLGIAVTSASNIEEGIRQAYHDLEAGKLSKSDFALSKRLLAENATLLLANLTRASNLIANFKQVAADQASDEFCCFNLESYINKIISSLSPKIKHSRHNIRFECSNSDLEICSIPGVLVQIITNIVDNALEHAFSGEQAGNIAVNAGETGDNIILQITDDGIGMSAETVALIFDPFFTTSRKSGSCGLGMHIVYNLITQQLKGRIECRSAPGQGSSFLICLPKNRGSLHSRPG
- a CDS encoding sigma-54 interaction domain-containing protein gives rise to the protein MKDNIKHYLADSELLLNAVGEGIYGFDRAGNAVFINPAAENMTGWCAQELLGKNIHQYHHHTYADNSPYPATECKIYGTLQDGISRHVTGEVFWRKDGSSFPVEYTTTPVFKNNEVIGAVAVFRDVSEQLQTESDLRSALQEVRQLTEQLQAENTYLQNELHQEWSAAGLVGESAPLKEMLEQLELVAKTDSTVLILGENGTGKELVARNIHSLSLRNKSPLVRVNCAAFTASLLESELFGHEKGAFTGASERRKGRFELANKGTLFLDEIGELSMAAQSKLLRVLQEQEFERVGGNETIKVDIRIIAATNRDLLKMVEQGDFRIDLYYRLNVFPIHIPALRKRPQDIPALCQVIIGKLNSKLGKNIKAISNSSLKMLAQYRWPGNIRELQNLLEREAILTRGDILDFKHKLVAEPANQVEAFESLAMAEKRHICAVLQACDWQIGGDNGAAQVLGLPDSTLRSKMKKLAIARPA